One Streptomyces hundungensis DNA segment encodes these proteins:
- the ssb gene encoding single-stranded DNA-binding protein has translation MSFGETPITVIGNLTADPELKFTPSGAALAKFTIAATPRTYDKESGKWTDGTATFFRCAAWRQLAEHAAESLAKGSRVVANGRIRQHDWTTDQGEKRSMLVLEVDEIGASIRFTTVTINAKRPAQSAPAVGDDAWNTAASGAKQESDEPPF, from the coding sequence ATGTCGTTTGGAGAGACCCCGATCACCGTGATCGGCAACCTGACCGCCGACCCGGAACTGAAGTTCACGCCGTCCGGTGCGGCGCTCGCGAAGTTCACCATCGCCGCCACCCCGCGCACGTACGACAAAGAGTCGGGGAAGTGGACGGACGGCACCGCCACGTTCTTCCGCTGCGCCGCCTGGCGCCAGCTCGCCGAACATGCGGCGGAGTCGCTGGCCAAGGGATCGCGGGTCGTGGCCAACGGCCGGATCCGTCAGCACGACTGGACGACGGACCAGGGCGAGAAGCGGTCGATGCTCGTGCTGGAAGTCGACGAGATCGGCGCGAGCATCCGGTTCACCACCGTGACCATCAACGCCAAGCGCCCCGCGCAGAGCGCCCCCGCCGTGGGTGACGACGCGTGGAACACCGCCGCGTCGGGCGCCAAGCAGGAGAGCGACGAACCCCCCTTCTAG
- a CDS encoding DNA cytosine methyltransferase, with product MTQHHVLPIEGGNVSLCTGSSALDLAVEAVTGLPTAVVGEKDPAASRLLAARLPRTRNLGDITTVDWAALSASMGRPAALTAGFPCQDISNAGPRGGIAGDRSGLWKTIAHGAIRYLRPRLVFLENVAALRSRGLDVVAADLAALGYDARWMCLRAGDPEVGACHRRDRWFAVAYPAAEDPHLTVGAQRRPAAPGQTQGRRARAHAGGRSGVLAAPDGRMTLLPTPAAADGTGGPGTSPKRRGGMNLRTAVTLLPTPAARDWKSGASNLLDTNSRPLNEVVVNLLPTPTARRYGRNQSVSLGASSRPSIEYLARDLADDRQWVATNGTDYGPAIRRWEAVLGRPAPEPTEAGTKGNRRLSPAFVEWMMGAAPGWVTGPDLGLSRADQLKILGNGVVIHQAALAYRALLATLTPVAGEPAMSQLALDIA from the coding sequence ATGACCCAACACCATGTCCTGCCGATCGAGGGCGGCAATGTCAGCTTGTGCACCGGCTCCAGTGCGCTGGACCTGGCCGTGGAAGCCGTCACGGGCCTTCCCACGGCCGTGGTCGGCGAGAAGGACCCAGCGGCCTCCCGGCTGCTGGCCGCCCGCCTGCCTCGCACCCGCAACCTGGGTGACATCACGACCGTCGACTGGGCCGCGCTGTCGGCCTCGATGGGACGTCCGGCGGCGCTGACCGCCGGGTTTCCCTGCCAGGACATCTCCAATGCCGGACCTCGCGGAGGGATCGCCGGTGACCGCTCAGGACTGTGGAAAACCATCGCCCACGGAGCCATTCGCTACCTACGACCCCGACTCGTCTTCTTGGAAAACGTCGCCGCCCTGCGCAGCCGGGGACTCGACGTCGTTGCCGCGGACCTGGCCGCGCTCGGGTATGACGCACGGTGGATGTGCCTACGCGCTGGAGATCCCGAAGTCGGCGCCTGCCACCGCCGCGACCGCTGGTTCGCGGTCGCCTATCCCGCTGCTGAAGACCCCCACCTCACAGTTGGGGCGCAACGGCGGCCCGCAGCACCCGGACAAACGCAAGGCCGGCGGGCACGGGCCCACGCTGGAGGACGAAGTGGTGTTCTTGCTGCCCCCGACGGCCGCATGACCCTGCTGCCCACCCCGGCCGCCGCCGACGGCACGGGCGGCCCCGGCACCTCCCCCAAACGCCGGGGCGGCATGAACCTGCGCACCGCCGTCACGCTGCTGCCCACGCCCGCGGCACGCGACTGGAAGTCGGGCGCCTCCAACCTCCTGGACACCAACTCCCGGCCCCTGAACGAGGTGGTCGTCAACCTGCTGCCGACCCCGACCGCCCGCCGCTACGGCCGCAACCAGTCCGTCTCGCTGGGTGCGAGCTCGCGCCCGTCCATCGAGTACCTGGCCCGTGACCTGGCCGACGACCGGCAGTGGGTGGCCACGAACGGCACCGACTACGGCCCCGCCATCCGCCGGTGGGAGGCGGTTTTGGGGCGCCCCGCGCCCGAGCCGACCGAGGCGGGTACCAAGGGCAACCGGCGCCTTTCGCCTGCCTTCGTGGAATGGATGATGGGCGCCGCCCCTGGCTGGGTCACCGGCCCGGACCTGGGCCTGTCGCGCGCCGACCAGCTCAAAATCCTCGGTAACGGCGTCGTCATCCACCAAGCCGCACTCGCCTACCGCGCCCTGCTCGCCACCCTCACGCCCGTCGCGGGCGAACCCGCCATGTCCCAACTCGCCCTGGACATCGCCTAG
- a CDS encoding bifunctional DNA primase/polymerase, with protein MTQPTPNPRECNLALLAWALETARRGWPVFPLRPGDKRPAGHAERSCPGTGRCADGHRKPEQRATTDPDLITAAWTTQPYNIGIATGPAGLLVVDLDMLKAEEQEGAPGGAESLLALCERAGQTLPATYQVRTPSGGHHLYFTAPEGVRLGCSVNRLGRHVDTRGWGGYVVAPGSATTHGDYTVTDESPVAPLPAWLADELRERAKPGPHTVMTQVCDGTKAARTALERECAVIRAAGDHSRNSTLHKSACKVARFVAWGNISRATVEEAIQAAGESTGLPAAECATTIRSAMDWILTHGTPREAA; from the coding sequence ATGACGCAACCCACCCCCAATCCGCGAGAGTGCAATCTCGCACTCCTCGCCTGGGCCCTGGAAACGGCCCGCCGCGGCTGGCCGGTCTTCCCGCTCCGCCCCGGCGACAAACGGCCCGCCGGGCACGCCGAGCGATCCTGCCCCGGCACCGGACGGTGCGCCGACGGGCACCGCAAGCCCGAACAGCGCGCCACCACCGACCCGGACCTGATCACGGCCGCGTGGACAACGCAGCCGTACAACATCGGGATCGCGACCGGCCCGGCTGGGCTTCTGGTCGTCGACCTCGACATGCTCAAGGCGGAAGAGCAAGAAGGAGCGCCTGGCGGCGCCGAAAGCCTTTTGGCGCTCTGCGAGCGCGCCGGTCAGACCCTGCCTGCCACCTACCAGGTGCGGACCCCCAGCGGGGGCCACCACCTGTACTTCACCGCCCCTGAAGGGGTCCGGCTGGGCTGCTCGGTGAACCGGCTGGGGCGCCACGTCGACACCCGCGGCTGGGGCGGCTACGTCGTCGCCCCCGGCAGTGCCACCACCCACGGCGACTACACCGTCACTGACGAATCGCCCGTCGCCCCGCTGCCCGCCTGGCTGGCAGACGAGTTGCGCGAGCGGGCCAAGCCCGGCCCCCATACCGTCATGACGCAGGTGTGCGACGGAACGAAGGCCGCGCGGACCGCTCTGGAGCGCGAGTGCGCGGTCATCCGTGCGGCGGGTGACCACTCGCGCAACAGCACTTTGCACAAGAGCGCGTGCAAGGTGGCGCGGTTTGTGGCCTGGGGGAACATCAGCCGGGCCACCGTGGAAGAGGCAATCCAGGCGGCGGGGGAGTCCACGGGACTGCCGGCTGCCGAGTGCGCCACCACGATCCGCAGCGCCATGGACTGGATCCTCACCCACGGCACCCCCAGGGAGGCGGCATGA
- a CDS encoding DUF3631 domain-containing protein translates to MNDTTPAAPIDGAALLDEVEAFHRRFNVFPTEHAYTAVTLWDAHAHLMDALDGTARLAFLSPEPGSGKSRALEIVETLTPRAATTVNASANALFRLVSADEGTPTLLFDEIDTVFGPKAGGNEEVRGFLNSGYRRGAKSLRCIGDGNDQKAGFFPSFCAVAMAGLGSLPDTILTRSVIIRMRKKAPNEKCEPYRRRIHEKEGHALRDRLAEWTATLQKQVAEAWPEMPEGVTDRPADVWEPLLAVADAAGGHWPDRGRAACLALVKAASEGDEASLGVKLLTDLRDRVFCGVDRMPTAAILEVLLSLDDAPWSDMSEDGQSTKPLTARGLSRLLSQYVKPDDTRIKPRGIRVGSTTPKGYYAEDLADAWSRYCSRSEEIRNIRHAATSQVTGGESVADTCRVADTPAADDAPPLMRIVG, encoded by the coding sequence ATGAACGACACCACGCCGGCCGCGCCCATCGACGGGGCCGCCCTGCTCGATGAGGTCGAAGCGTTCCACCGCCGCTTCAACGTCTTCCCCACTGAACACGCCTACACCGCCGTCACGTTGTGGGACGCGCACGCGCACCTCATGGACGCGCTGGACGGCACCGCCCGCCTCGCCTTCCTTTCCCCGGAACCCGGGTCGGGCAAGTCCCGCGCGTTGGAAATCGTGGAAACCCTCACCCCGCGCGCCGCGACCACCGTCAACGCCTCAGCCAATGCCCTGTTCCGGCTCGTGTCTGCCGACGAGGGAACGCCCACGCTCCTCTTCGACGAGATCGACACCGTTTTCGGCCCCAAGGCGGGTGGGAACGAAGAGGTCCGCGGGTTCCTCAACTCTGGCTACCGGCGCGGCGCGAAGTCACTGCGCTGCATCGGCGACGGAAACGACCAGAAGGCAGGGTTCTTCCCTTCGTTCTGCGCCGTGGCCATGGCCGGACTCGGCTCGCTCCCGGACACGATCCTCACGCGCTCGGTCATCATCCGCATGCGCAAGAAGGCGCCCAACGAGAAGTGCGAGCCCTACCGGCGCCGCATCCACGAGAAGGAAGGCCACGCGCTGCGTGACCGGCTCGCGGAATGGACCGCAACCCTGCAAAAGCAAGTCGCCGAAGCCTGGCCGGAGATGCCCGAAGGCGTCACCGACCGGCCCGCCGACGTGTGGGAGCCCCTCCTGGCGGTCGCCGACGCGGCCGGCGGGCACTGGCCCGACCGGGGCCGCGCCGCGTGCCTCGCCCTCGTCAAAGCCGCGAGCGAAGGTGATGAAGCCTCGCTTGGGGTGAAGCTGTTGACCGACTTGCGCGACCGCGTGTTCTGCGGCGTGGACCGGATGCCGACCGCGGCCATCCTCGAAGTCCTGCTCTCCCTGGACGATGCGCCGTGGTCCGACATGAGCGAGGACGGACAGAGCACCAAGCCCCTCACGGCCCGTGGACTGTCTAGGCTCTTGAGCCAGTACGTGAAGCCCGACGACACCCGGATCAAGCCCCGGGGCATCCGGGTCGGCAGCACGACCCCCAAGGGCTACTACGCGGAAGACCTTGCGGACGCCTGGAGCCGCTACTGCTCCCGGTCCGAGGAAATCCGCAACATCCGCCACGCCGCAACATCCCAGGTCACGGGGGGTGAATCTGTGGCGGATACGTGTCGTGTGGCGGATACGCCCGCCGCCGACGACGCGCCGCCCCTGATGCGGATCGTCGGCTGA
- a CDS encoding helix-turn-helix transcriptional regulator has product MSAHSGNARKMLTLPEVCDELNVSRSTFYDWRQKHRAPRCIKLPNGDLRVRRSDLDKWLDAHEDAA; this is encoded by the coding sequence ATGTCCGCACATAGCGGCAACGCTCGCAAGATGCTCACGCTCCCGGAAGTCTGCGACGAACTGAACGTCTCGCGCTCGACCTTCTACGACTGGCGACAGAAGCACCGCGCCCCCCGGTGCATCAAGCTTCCGAACGGCGACCTGCGCGTGCGTCGGAGCGATCTGGACAAGTGGCTCGACGCTCACGAGGACGCTGCTTGA
- a CDS encoding tyrosine-type recombinase/integrase: METTYKVKFWKTAVYKGAKVTTYTVRWTLDGEEFRAPFGNVALADSFRSELVTAARKGEAFNRETGLPVSQQTGASSVNWYDFAVQFADAQWHRTAGNTRKNTAKALTATTVALLRAQPSACTPMELRTALREYAFNTRRREEASLEVANILKWVERNAPSMATWEDPVKVDTVLLSVDTLLNGKRAAASSVKRNRRILNVAMEYAIKHKILRTNPLPKGRGATPKTSNAVDRRSLIHPQRMARILARIRRRTRGGRRLHAYFSTLYYTGPRPEEAVAMYVEDVTLPPVDAEDQWCDLLFHTAQPEVGSNWTDDGEVHEERGLKGRAEDATRVVPGPPALTKILREHITEESLKPGDRLFQGEFGGILAGSVARRAWGTARKAELTERECQSPMGRRIYDIRHTRLTKWLNDGIPPAQVAYWAGNSVAVLLSFYAGCIEGQLPDLKRRMEAQGDLPDVPE; this comes from the coding sequence ATGGAGACGACATACAAGGTCAAGTTCTGGAAGACCGCGGTTTACAAGGGCGCCAAGGTCACCACATACACGGTGCGCTGGACGCTGGACGGGGAGGAGTTCCGCGCACCGTTCGGCAACGTGGCGTTGGCGGACAGCTTCCGCTCGGAACTCGTTACCGCCGCACGTAAGGGCGAGGCGTTCAACCGGGAGACGGGGCTTCCTGTCTCCCAACAGACGGGTGCAAGTTCGGTCAACTGGTACGACTTCGCTGTCCAGTTCGCGGACGCGCAATGGCACCGGACCGCTGGAAACACTCGAAAGAACACGGCAAAGGCGCTGACTGCCACAACCGTTGCGCTCCTGCGCGCTCAGCCCTCCGCCTGCACGCCGATGGAACTCCGCACGGCGCTTCGTGAGTACGCGTTCAACACGCGTCGTCGGGAGGAGGCGTCACTGGAGGTTGCCAACATCTTGAAGTGGGTGGAGCGCAACGCCCCGTCCATGGCGACTTGGGAGGACCCGGTCAAGGTCGACACGGTTCTGCTCTCGGTCGACACGTTACTCAACGGCAAGCGAGCAGCGGCTAGCTCCGTCAAGCGCAACCGCCGGATCCTGAACGTCGCGATGGAGTACGCGATCAAACACAAGATCCTCCGCACGAACCCTCTACCGAAGGGGCGGGGGGCGACCCCCAAGACCTCCAATGCGGTGGACCGGCGGTCCCTGATCCATCCCCAGAGAATGGCCCGGATCCTGGCTCGGATCCGGCGCCGGACGCGCGGCGGCCGGCGGCTGCATGCGTACTTCAGCACCCTGTACTACACCGGCCCGCGACCGGAAGAGGCCGTGGCGATGTACGTGGAGGACGTCACCCTGCCTCCGGTGGACGCGGAGGATCAGTGGTGCGATCTGCTGTTCCACACGGCGCAACCGGAGGTCGGGAGCAACTGGACCGACGACGGAGAAGTCCACGAAGAGCGTGGGTTGAAGGGGCGCGCCGAGGACGCCACGCGAGTCGTGCCGGGCCCGCCGGCGCTGACGAAGATCCTCCGGGAGCACATCACGGAAGAGAGCCTTAAGCCCGGTGACCGGCTGTTCCAGGGAGAATTCGGTGGGATCCTCGCCGGGTCCGTCGCTCGCCGAGCCTGGGGCACGGCTCGCAAGGCCGAGTTGACCGAGCGGGAGTGCCAGTCGCCGATGGGGCGGCGGATCTACGACATCAGGCATACCCGCCTGACGAAGTGGCTCAACGACGGCATCCCGCCGGCGCAGGTCGCCTACTGGGCGGGGAACAGCGTGGCGGTCCTGCTGTCCTTCTACGCGGGCTGCATCGAGGGGCAGCTCCCGGACCTCAAGCGCCGGATGGAGGCACAAGGGGATCTCCCCGACGTACCGGAGTAG
- a CDS encoding dynamin family protein has product MDVRPQLIDALSALRDSVAAVRLPLPLPGAPRARQTRSELLAQLDDYLLPRLRDPQAPLLAVIGGSTGAGKSTLVNSLVGRRVSEAGVLRPTTRTPVLVCHPDDREWFSGPRVLPELTRVWLPQQHEDAEGVDLSGGDDEGAVRVETATTLPRGLALLDAPDIDSLVVSNRILAAELICAADVWVMVTTASRYADAVPWHLLRTAKEYDATLVTVLDRVPHQVLAEVSRQYGALLTRAGLGDVPRFTVPELPESAGASHGLLPSTAVAALRTWLTHRSQDPAARQQAVARTASGAIESLNARMPELASAVAAQYAAAVRLTAAVEDAYAQEGDRVRRRLRAGEVLAGDALTRWRAHPGGGASAGELLDALVESLAELLRCAAAAADERVRDAWAREPAAQVFAEGVRHEDPEDRIGLAVRRWRRVLEELAEEEVREMERSLAPDPETVAALLAAALLGGRRARRAGERLAERIGAHGALRLRDKGGELVATYIDQVLGAERERRLAPLDALEVTPEPQAGLIAALSVVQKERKAA; this is encoded by the coding sequence TTGGACGTACGGCCTCAGCTCATCGACGCACTCTCCGCCCTGCGCGACAGTGTCGCCGCCGTGCGCCTCCCCCTGCCCCTGCCGGGCGCGCCACGCGCCCGGCAGACGCGCAGCGAGCTGCTCGCACAGCTCGACGACTATCTGCTGCCCCGACTGCGAGATCCGCAGGCCCCGCTGCTCGCCGTCATCGGCGGATCCACCGGCGCCGGCAAGTCCACGCTCGTCAACTCCCTTGTGGGGCGCCGGGTCAGCGAGGCCGGAGTGCTGCGCCCCACCACGCGTACGCCCGTACTCGTGTGCCACCCCGACGACCGCGAGTGGTTCTCCGGCCCCCGGGTGCTGCCCGAACTCACCCGCGTATGGCTGCCGCAACAGCACGAGGACGCCGAGGGCGTCGACCTGTCCGGCGGGGACGACGAGGGGGCCGTCCGGGTCGAGACCGCCACCACGCTGCCGCGCGGACTCGCCCTCCTCGACGCCCCGGACATCGACTCGCTGGTGGTCAGCAACCGCATCCTGGCCGCCGAACTGATCTGCGCCGCCGACGTCTGGGTCATGGTCACCACCGCATCCCGGTACGCCGACGCGGTGCCCTGGCATCTGCTGCGTACCGCCAAGGAGTACGACGCGACGCTGGTCACCGTGCTCGACCGGGTGCCGCACCAGGTGCTGGCCGAAGTGTCGCGGCAGTACGGGGCGTTGCTGACCCGGGCCGGGCTCGGGGACGTGCCCCGGTTCACCGTGCCCGAACTGCCCGAGTCCGCGGGCGCCTCGCACGGGCTGCTGCCCTCCACCGCCGTCGCCGCCCTGCGCACCTGGCTCACCCACCGCAGCCAGGACCCGGCCGCCCGCCAGCAGGCCGTCGCCCGGACCGCGTCCGGCGCGATCGAGTCGCTCAACGCGCGGATGCCGGAACTGGCTTCGGCGGTCGCCGCGCAGTACGCCGCCGCGGTACGCCTCACCGCCGCCGTCGAGGACGCGTACGCCCAGGAGGGCGACCGGGTGCGGCGGCGCCTGCGGGCCGGCGAGGTGCTCGCCGGGGACGCGCTCACCCGCTGGCGCGCCCACCCGGGCGGCGGCGCCTCGGCGGGTGAACTCCTCGACGCGCTCGTGGAGAGCCTCGCCGAACTGTTGCGGTGCGCGGCCGCCGCCGCCGACGAGCGGGTCAGGGACGCCTGGGCGCGCGAACCGGCGGCGCAGGTATTCGCCGAGGGCGTACGCCACGAGGACCCCGAGGACCGCATCGGGCTCGCCGTACGGCGCTGGCGGCGGGTCCTGGAGGAGCTGGCCGAGGAGGAGGTGCGGGAGATGGAGCGCTCGCTCGCGCCCGACCCCGAGACCGTGGCCGCGCTGCTGGCCGCCGCGCTGCTCGGCGGGCGCCGGGCCCGCCGGGCGGGCGAGCGGCTCGCCGAGCGGATCGGCGCCCACGGCGCGCTGCGGCTGCGCGACAAGGGCGGCGAACTCGTCGCCACCTACATCGACCAGGTGCTCGGCGCCGAACGCGAACGGCGGCTCGCGCCGCTGGACGCCCTGGAGGTGACGCCCGAGCCGCAGGCCGGGCTGATCGCCGCACTGTCCGTGGTGCAGAAGGAGAGGAAAGCGGCATGA
- a CDS encoding GTPase, which produces MTQEAEDRWADGLIARRAAEPGEMTTTALEGEEAQDVAFEPIGGPYIGAVRGRLDALRELVGLSRTRLDAEALAEAGRVLDEASARQRLSARHTVVAIAGATGSGKSTLFNSLARSQISDTGLRRPTTGSPIACSWTDGAAGLLDRLGIPGRLRRRPLDGAGGDLEGLVLVDLPDLDSAVVSHRHAADRVLALVDAIVWVVDPEKYADAVLHERYLRPLAGHAEVSFVVLNQVDRLPGDAADQVLDDLRRLLDEDGMALGEHGEPGASVLALSALTGQGVGELREQLGRFVRERGAAARRLAADVDAAAADLRPLYVADGHPGLGERARRDFGDRLATAVGASAAGEAAEREWRRNAQRACGTPWLRLWRWYDRIRVPAVQRPRSGTKAEEQVTARQHVEQAVRTVAGEAAAGLPAPWAQAVREAAVRGAEGLPEALDELAVREERERGTSPRPPWWPAAVLAQMVMTAVQVVGGLWLVGQIVGVLTPGLIVPALVMLGGIVGGPLIEWACAVAARGPGRRYGQEAERRLREAAAACGRARVLDPVAAELLRYREVREQYAAVVGAGVLTQG; this is translated from the coding sequence ATGACGCAGGAGGCCGAGGACCGCTGGGCCGACGGGCTGATCGCACGGCGCGCCGCCGAGCCCGGCGAGATGACGACCACCGCCCTGGAGGGCGAGGAGGCACAGGACGTCGCGTTCGAGCCCATCGGCGGCCCGTACATCGGCGCGGTACGGGGACGCCTTGACGCGCTGCGCGAACTGGTCGGCCTCTCCCGCACCCGGCTCGACGCCGAGGCGCTCGCCGAGGCCGGCCGGGTGCTCGACGAGGCGTCCGCGCGCCAGCGCCTGTCCGCGCGGCACACCGTCGTCGCCATCGCGGGCGCCACCGGAAGCGGCAAGTCCACGCTCTTCAACTCCCTTGCCAGGAGCCAGATTTCGGACACCGGGCTGCGCCGCCCGACCACCGGTTCCCCCATCGCGTGCAGTTGGACCGACGGCGCCGCCGGGCTGCTCGACCGGCTCGGCATCCCCGGCCGGCTGCGCCGCAGGCCCCTCGACGGCGCGGGCGGCGACCTGGAGGGCCTGGTCCTGGTCGACCTGCCCGACCTGGACTCGGCGGTCGTCTCGCACCGGCACGCCGCCGACCGGGTGCTCGCCCTGGTCGACGCGATCGTGTGGGTCGTGGACCCCGAGAAGTACGCCGACGCCGTACTCCACGAGCGCTATCTGCGGCCCCTGGCCGGGCACGCCGAGGTCAGCTTCGTCGTGCTCAACCAGGTGGACCGGCTGCCCGGAGACGCCGCCGACCAGGTGCTCGACGATCTGCGCCGGCTCCTCGACGAGGACGGCATGGCGCTCGGCGAACACGGCGAACCCGGCGCCTCGGTGCTGGCCCTGTCCGCACTGACCGGCCAGGGCGTGGGTGAACTCCGCGAACAGCTCGGCCGGTTCGTGCGGGAGCGCGGCGCCGCCGCCCGCCGCCTCGCCGCCGACGTGGACGCGGCCGCCGCCGACCTGCGTCCGCTGTACGTGGCCGACGGCCACCCCGGGCTCGGCGAACGGGCCCGCAGGGACTTCGGTGACCGCCTCGCCACGGCGGTCGGCGCCTCGGCCGCCGGGGAGGCCGCCGAACGCGAGTGGCGGCGCAACGCCCAGCGCGCCTGCGGCACACCGTGGCTGCGGCTGTGGCGCTGGTACGACCGGATCCGCGTCCCCGCCGTGCAGCGGCCCCGCTCCGGCACCAAGGCCGAGGAGCAGGTCACCGCCCGCCAGCACGTGGAGCAGGCGGTCCGCACGGTCGCCGGGGAGGCCGCGGCCGGGCTGCCCGCGCCCTGGGCGCAGGCCGTGCGTGAGGCGGCGGTACGGGGCGCCGAAGGGCTTCCCGAGGCGCTGGACGAGCTCGCGGTACGGGAGGAACGGGAGCGGGGCACCTCGCCCCGGCCTCCGTGGTGGCCGGCCGCCGTGCTGGCCCAGATGGTCATGACGGCCGTCCAGGTCGTGGGCGGGCTGTGGCTGGTGGGCCAGATCGTCGGGGTGCTCACCCCCGGACTGATCGTCCCCGCGCTCGTGATGCTGGGCGGCATCGTGGGCGGCCCGCTGATCGAGTGGGCGTGCGCGGTGGCGGCACGCGGCCCCGGGCGGCGCTACGGGCAGGAGGCCGAACGCAGACTCCGCGAGGCGGCGGCGGCCTGCGGCAGGGCCAGGGTCCTGGACCCGGTCGCGGCCGAACTGCTGCGGTACCGCGAGGTGCGCGAGCAGTACGCGGCGGTGGTGGGGGCCGGGGTGCTCACGCAAGGGTGA
- a CDS encoding single-stranded DNA-binding protein has protein sequence MNETMVTLVGNVATQVEWRESATGGVARFRLAVTARRFDREKQAWVDGATSFYTVWAARALGMNLTGSVAIGEPVVVHGRLKVRDEERPDGPRRFSADVDAVAIGHDMSRGTTAFRRVFKGEATPVERAGAQGKEGPAPNWNTASPPASAPAPSDAAGAVSATGSPAVVWESATGTAEKAAPMGV, from the coding sequence GTGAACGAGACGATGGTGACGCTGGTCGGCAATGTGGCCACGCAGGTGGAGTGGCGGGAGAGCGCGACGGGAGGGGTCGCGCGGTTCCGGCTCGCGGTGACCGCGCGCCGCTTCGACCGGGAGAAGCAGGCCTGGGTAGACGGGGCCACCAGCTTCTACACGGTGTGGGCGGCGCGAGCCCTCGGAATGAACCTGACCGGCTCGGTCGCCATCGGGGAACCGGTCGTGGTGCACGGCCGGTTGAAGGTCCGGGACGAGGAACGGCCGGACGGGCCGCGCCGGTTCTCGGCGGACGTCGACGCGGTGGCGATCGGGCACGACATGTCGCGGGGGACCACCGCGTTCCGGCGGGTGTTCAAGGGGGAGGCGACCCCGGTGGAACGGGCCGGAGCCCAGGGGAAGGAGGGGCCGGCGCCGAACTGGAACACGGCGTCGCCACCCGCGTCCGCACCGGCTCCGAGCGACGCGGCCGGCGCTGTTTCGGCCACGGGCTCCCCGGCGGTGGTATGGGAATCGGCCACCGGCACGGCCGAAAAGGCGGCGCCGATGGGCGTATAA